In Myotis daubentonii chromosome 16, mMyoDau2.1, whole genome shotgun sequence, one DNA window encodes the following:
- the FLII gene encoding protein flightless-1 homolog isoform X3 has product MEATGVLPFVRGVDLSGNDFKGGYFPENVKAMTSLRWLKLNRTGLCYLPEELAALQKLEHLSVSHNNLTTLHGELSSLPSLRAIVARANSLKNSGVPDDIFKLDDLSVLDLSYNQLTECPRELENAKNMLVLNLSHNSIDTIPNQLFINLTDLLYLDLSENRLESLPPQMRRLVHLQTLVLNGNPLQHAQLRQLPALTALQTLHLRNTQRTQGNLPTSLEGLSNLTDVDLSCNDLTRVPECLYTLSGLRRLNLSSNQIAELSLCIDQWVHVETLNLSRNQLTSLPSAICKLTKLKKLYLNSNHLDFDGLPSGIGKLASLEEFMAANNNLELIPESLCRCTKLRKLVLNKNRLVTLPEAIHFLPEIQVLDVRENPSLVMPPKPADRAAECYNIDFSLQNQLRLAGASPATVAAAAAAGGGSKDPLARKMRLRRRKDSAQDDQAKQVLKGMSDVAQEKNRKQEESADARAPGGKVRRWDQGLEKPRLDYSEFFTEDVGQLPGLTIWQIENFVPVLVEEALHGKFYEADCYIVLKTFLDDSGSLNWEIYYWIGGEATLDKKACSAIHAVNLRNYLGAECRTAREEMGDESEEFLQVFDNDIAYIEGGTASGFYTVEDTHYVTRMYRVYGKKNIKLEPVPLKGASLDPRFVFLLDRGLDLYVWRGAQATLSSTTKTRLFAEKINKNERKGKAEITLLVQGQEPPEFWEALGGEPSEIKQHVPDDFWPPQPKLYKVGLGLGYLELPQINYKLSVEHKKPPKVELMPGMRLLQSLLDTRCVYILDCWSDVFIWLGRKSPRLVRAAALKLGQELCGMLHRPRYATVSRSLEGTEAQVFKAKFKNWDDVLTVDYTRNAEAVLQGQGLAGKVKRDAEKKDEMKADLTALFLPRQPPMALAEAEQLMEEWNEDLDGMEGFVLEGKKFARLPEEEFGHFYTQDCYVFLCRYWVPVEYEEEEKEEKEEKAGAEGKEGEEAVAEADRQPEEDFQCIVYFWQGREASNMGWLTFTFSLQKKFESLFPGKLEVVRMTQQQENPKFLSHFKRKFIIHRGRRKAAQGALQPSLYQIRTNGSALCTRCIQINTDSSLLNSEFCFILKVPFESEDNQGIVYAWVGRASDPDEAKLAEDILNTMFEASYSKQVISEGEEPENFFWVGLGTQKPYDDDAEYMKHTRLFRCSNEKGYFAVTEKCSDFCQDDLADDDIMLLDNGQEVYMWVGTQTSQVEIKLSLKACQVYIQHMRAKEHEHPRRLRLVRKGNEQHAFTRCFHAWSTFRKALA; this is encoded by the exons GGAGGCTACTTCCCTGAGAATGTCAAGGCCATGACCAGCCTCCGGTGGCTGAAGCTGAACCGCACCGGCCTCTGTTACCTGCCAGAGGAGTTGGCTGCCCTGCAGAAGCTG GAGCACTTGTCTGTGAGCCACAACAACCTGACCACACTCCATGGGGAGCTGTCCAGCCTGCCATCTCTTCGG GCCATCGTGGCTCGAGCCAACAGCCTGAAGAATTCTGGAGTACCCGACGACATCTTCAAGCTGGATGACCTCTCAGTCCTG GACTTAAGCTACAACCAGCTGACGGAGTGCCCTCGGGAGCTGGAGAATGCCAAGAACATGCTGGTGCTGAACCTCAGCCATAACAG catTGACACCATCCCCAACCAGCTCTTCATCAACCTCACTGACCTGCTGTACCTGGACCTCAGCGAGAACCGCCTGGAGAGCTTGCCCCCGCAGATGCGCCGCCTGGTGCACCTGCAGACGCTTGTGCTCAACGGGAACCCCCTGCAGCACGCACAGCTACG gcagctcccagctctGACGGCCCTGCAGACCCTGCACCTCAGGAACACCCAGCGCACCCAGGGCaacctccccaccagcctggaggGCCTGAGCAACCTCACAG ATGTGGACCTGTCCTGCAACGACCTGACGCGGGTGCCCGAGTGCCTGTACACCCTCTCCGGCCTGCGCCGCCTCAACCTCAGCAGCAACCAGATTGCAGAGCTGTCCCTGTGCATCGACCAGTGGGTGCACGTGGAGACCTTGAACCTGTCCCGAAATcagctcacctccctgcct TCGGCCATTTGCAAGCTGACCAAACTGAAGAAGCTGTACCTGAACTCCAACCATCTGGACTTCGACGGGCTGCCCTCGGGCATCGGCAAGCTGGCCAGCCTGGAGGAGTTCATGGCCGCCAATAACAACCTGGAGCTGATCCCTGAGAGCCTCTGCAG GTGCACGAAGCTGAGGAAGCTTGTCCTGAACAAGAACCGCCTGGTGACCCTCCCAGAGGCCATCCACTTCCTGCCAGAGATCCAG GTCCTGGACGTCCGGGAGAACCCCAGCCTGGTCATGCCTCCCAAGCCCGCTGACCGCGCTGCCGAGTGCTACAACATCGACTTCTCGCTGCAGAACCAACTCCGGCTGGCAGGTGCCTCCCCTGCCACCGTGGCCGCCGCCGCAGCAGCTG GGGGTGGGTCTAAGGATCCCCTGGCTCGAAAGATGCGGCTACGAAGGCGCAAGGACTCGGCCCAGGACGACCAGGCCAAGCAGGTGCTGAAGGGCATGTCGGACGTGGCCCAGGAAAAGAACAGGAAGCAGGAG GAGAGTGCTGACGCCCGAGCCCCCGGGGGTAAGGTGCGGCGCTGggaccagggcctggagaagcCGCGCCTCGACTACTCAGAATTCTTCACCGAAGACGTGGGTCAGCTGCCGGGCCTGACCATCTGGCAGATTGAGAACTTCGTGCCGGTGCTAGTGGAGGAGGCCTTACACGGCAAGTTCTACGAAGCCGACTGCTACATCGTGCTCAAG ACCTTTCTGGACGACAGCGGCTCTCTGAACTGGGAGATCTACTACTGGATCGGTGGGGAGGCCACACTGGACAAGAAGGCTTGTTCTGCCATCCACGCGGTGAACCTGCGCAACTACCTGGGTGCAGAGTGCCGCACCGCACGGGAGGAGATGGGCGACGAGAGCGAGGAGTTCCTGCAG GTGTTTGATAACGACATTGCCTACATTGAGGGTGGAACAGCCAGTGGCTTCTACACTGTCGAGGACACGCACTACGTCACCAG GATGTACCGCGTGTATGGGAAAAAGAACATCAAGTTGGAGCCTGTGCCACTCAAGGGAGCGTCCCTGGACCCCAG GTTTGTTTTCCTGCTGGACCGGGGGCTGGACCTCTATGTGTGGCGGGGGGCCCAGGCCACGCTGAGTAGCACTACCAAAACCAG GCTTTTTGcagaaaaaattaacaagaacGAGCGGAAAGGGAAGGCAGAGATCACGCTGCTGGTGCAGGGCCAGGAGCCCCCAGAGTTCTGGGAGGCACTAGGGGGTGAGCCCTCTGAGATCAAACAGCACGTGCCTGATGACTTCTGGCCACCGCAGCCCAAGCTGTATAAG gtgggcctgggcctgggctacCTGGAGCTGCCCCAGATCAACTACAAGCTGTCAGTGGAGCATAAGAAGCCGCCCAAGGTGGAACTGATGCCGGGCATGCGGCTG CTGCAGAGCCTGCTGGACACACGCTGCGTGTACATCCTGGACTGTTGGTCCGACGTGTTCATCTGGCTCGGCCGCAAGTCCCCACGCCTTGTGCGTGCCGCTGCCCTCAAGCTTGGCCAGGAGCTGTGCGGAATGCTGCACCGACCACGTTACGCCACGGTCAGCCGCAGCCTGGAGGGCACTGAGGCACAG GTGTTCAAAGCCAAGTTTAAGAATTGGGATGACGTGTTGACGGTGGATTACACACGCAATGCAGAGGCCGTGTTACAGGGCCAGGGACTTGCCGGGAAGGTGAAGCGTGATGCTGAGAAGAAAGATGAGATGAAGGCTGACCTCACTGCACTCTTCCTGCCAAGGCAGCCACCCATGGCGCTAGCAGAG GCCGAGCAGCTGATGGAGGAGTGGAACGAGGACCTGGACGGCATGGAGGGCTTCGTGCTGGAGGGTAAGAAGTTCGCTCGGCTGCCTGAGGAGGAGTTCGGCCACTTCTACACACAGGATTGCTACGTCTTCCTCTGCAG GTACTGGGTCCCTGTGGAGTacgaggaggaggagaaggaagagaaagaggagaaggcgGGGGCGGAGGGCAAAGAAGGCGAGGAGGCAGTGGCGGAGGCGGACAGGCAGCCCGAGGAGGACTTCCAGTGCATCGTGTACTTCTGGCAGGGCCGCGAAGCCTCCAACATGGGCTGGCTCACCTTCACCTTCAGCCTGCAGAAGAAGTTCGAAAGCCTTTTCCCTGGCAAGCTCGAG GTGGTACGCATGACGCAGCAGCAGGAGAACCCCAAGTTCCTGTCCCATTTCAAGAGGAAGTTCATCATCCACCGCGGCCGGAGGAAGGCAGCTCAGGgtgccctgcagcccagcctctACCAGATTCGAACCAACGGCAGCGCCCTCTGTACCCG GTGCATCCAGATAAACACCGACTCCAGCCTCCTCAACTCCGAGTTCTGCTTCATTCTCAAG GTTCCCTTTGAGAGTGAGGACAACCAGGGCATCGTGTACGCGTGGGTGGGCCGGGCGTCCGACCCGGATGAGGCCAAGTTGGCGGAGGATATACTGAACACCATGTTTGAGGCCTCCTACAGCAAGCAG GTCATCAGCGAAGGCGAGGAGCCCGAGAACTTCTTCTGGGTGGGCCTAGGCACACAGAAGCCTTATGACGACGACGCCGAGTACATGAAGCACACCCGGCTCTTCCG GTGCTCCAATGAGAAGGGTTACTTCGCAGTGACTGAGAAATGTTCTGACTTTTGCCAAGATGACCTGGCAGATGATGACATCATGTTGTTAGACAATGGCCAAGAG GTCTATATGTGGGTGGGGACCCAGACAAGCCAGGTGGAGATCAAGCTGAGTCTGAAGGCCTGCCAG GTGTACATCCAGCACATGCGCGCCAAAGAGCACGAGCATCCCCGCCGCCTGCGCCTGGTCCGCAAGGGCAACGAGCAGCATGCCTTTACTCGCTGCTTCCATGCCTGGAGCACCTTCCGGAAGGCCCTGGCCTAG
- the FLII gene encoding protein flightless-1 homolog isoform X2, whose product MEATGVLPFVRGVDLSGNDFKGGYFPENVKAMTSLRWLKLNRTGLCYLPEELAALQKLEHLSVSHNNLTTLHGELSSLPSLRAIVARANSLKNSGVPDDIFKLDDLSVLDLSYNQLTECPRELENAKNMLVLNLSHNSIDTIPNQLFINLTDLLYLDLSENRLESLPPQMRRLVHLQTLVLNGNPLQHAQLRQLPALTALQTLHLRNTQRTQGNLPTSLEGLSNLTDVDLSCNDLTRVPECLYTLSGLRRLNLSSNQIAELSLCIDQWVHVETLNLSRNQLTSLPSAICKLTKLKKLYLNSNHLDFDGLPSGIGKLASLEEFMAANNNLELIPESLCRCTKLRKLVLNKNRLVTLPEAIHFLPEIQVLDVRENPSLVMPPKPADRAAECYNIDFSLQNQLRLAGASPATVAAAAAAAGGGSKDPLARKMRLRRRKDSAQDDQAKQVLKGMSDVAQEKNRKQEESADARAPGGKVRRWDQGLEKPRLDYSEFFTEDVGQLPGLTIWQIENFVPVLVEEALHGKFYEADCYIVLKTFLDDSGSLNWEIYYWIGGEATLDKKACSAIHAVNLRNYLGAECRTAREEMGDESEEFLQVFDNDIAYIEGGTASGFYTVEDTHYVTRMYRVYGKKNIKLEPVPLKGASLDPRFVFLLDRGLDLYVWRGAQATLSSTTKTRLFAEKINKNERKGKAEITLLVQGQEPPEFWEALGGEPSEIKQHVPDDFWPPQPKLYKVGLGLGYLELPQINYKLSVEHKKPPKVELMPGMRLLQSLLDTRCVYILDCWSDVFIWLGRKSPRLVRAAALKLGQELCGMLHRPRYATVSRSLEGTEAQVFKAKFKNWDDVLTVDYTRNAEAVLQGQGLAGKVKRDAEKKDEMKADLTALFLPRQPPMALAEAEQLMEEWNEDLDGMEGFVLEGKKFARLPEEEFGHFYTQDCYVFLCRYWVPVEYEEEEKEEKEEKAGAEGKEGEEAVAEADRQPEEDFQCIVYFWQGREASNMGWLTFTFSLQKKFESLFPGKLEVVRMTQQQENPKFLSHFKRKFIIHRGRRKAAQGALQPSLYQIRTNGSALCTRCIQINTDSSLLNSEFCFILKVPFESEDNQGIVYAWVGRASDPDEAKLAEDILNTMFEASYSKQVISEGEEPENFFWVGLGTQKPYDDDAEYMKHTRLFRCSNEKGYFAVTEKCSDFCQDDLADDDIMLLDNGQEVYMWVGTQTSQVEIKLSLKACQVYIQHMRAKEHEHPRRLRLVRKGNEQHAFTRCFHAWSTFRKALA is encoded by the exons GGAGGCTACTTCCCTGAGAATGTCAAGGCCATGACCAGCCTCCGGTGGCTGAAGCTGAACCGCACCGGCCTCTGTTACCTGCCAGAGGAGTTGGCTGCCCTGCAGAAGCTG GAGCACTTGTCTGTGAGCCACAACAACCTGACCACACTCCATGGGGAGCTGTCCAGCCTGCCATCTCTTCGG GCCATCGTGGCTCGAGCCAACAGCCTGAAGAATTCTGGAGTACCCGACGACATCTTCAAGCTGGATGACCTCTCAGTCCTG GACTTAAGCTACAACCAGCTGACGGAGTGCCCTCGGGAGCTGGAGAATGCCAAGAACATGCTGGTGCTGAACCTCAGCCATAACAG catTGACACCATCCCCAACCAGCTCTTCATCAACCTCACTGACCTGCTGTACCTGGACCTCAGCGAGAACCGCCTGGAGAGCTTGCCCCCGCAGATGCGCCGCCTGGTGCACCTGCAGACGCTTGTGCTCAACGGGAACCCCCTGCAGCACGCACAGCTACG gcagctcccagctctGACGGCCCTGCAGACCCTGCACCTCAGGAACACCCAGCGCACCCAGGGCaacctccccaccagcctggaggGCCTGAGCAACCTCACAG ATGTGGACCTGTCCTGCAACGACCTGACGCGGGTGCCCGAGTGCCTGTACACCCTCTCCGGCCTGCGCCGCCTCAACCTCAGCAGCAACCAGATTGCAGAGCTGTCCCTGTGCATCGACCAGTGGGTGCACGTGGAGACCTTGAACCTGTCCCGAAATcagctcacctccctgcct TCGGCCATTTGCAAGCTGACCAAACTGAAGAAGCTGTACCTGAACTCCAACCATCTGGACTTCGACGGGCTGCCCTCGGGCATCGGCAAGCTGGCCAGCCTGGAGGAGTTCATGGCCGCCAATAACAACCTGGAGCTGATCCCTGAGAGCCTCTGCAG GTGCACGAAGCTGAGGAAGCTTGTCCTGAACAAGAACCGCCTGGTGACCCTCCCAGAGGCCATCCACTTCCTGCCAGAGATCCAG GTCCTGGACGTCCGGGAGAACCCCAGCCTGGTCATGCCTCCCAAGCCCGCTGACCGCGCTGCCGAGTGCTACAACATCGACTTCTCGCTGCAGAACCAACTCCGGCTGGCAGGTGCCTCCCCTGCCACCGTGGCCGCCGCCGCAGCAGCTG CAGGGGGTGGGTCTAAGGATCCCCTGGCTCGAAAGATGCGGCTACGAAGGCGCAAGGACTCGGCCCAGGACGACCAGGCCAAGCAGGTGCTGAAGGGCATGTCGGACGTGGCCCAGGAAAAGAACAGGAAGCAGGAG GAGAGTGCTGACGCCCGAGCCCCCGGGGGTAAGGTGCGGCGCTGggaccagggcctggagaagcCGCGCCTCGACTACTCAGAATTCTTCACCGAAGACGTGGGTCAGCTGCCGGGCCTGACCATCTGGCAGATTGAGAACTTCGTGCCGGTGCTAGTGGAGGAGGCCTTACACGGCAAGTTCTACGAAGCCGACTGCTACATCGTGCTCAAG ACCTTTCTGGACGACAGCGGCTCTCTGAACTGGGAGATCTACTACTGGATCGGTGGGGAGGCCACACTGGACAAGAAGGCTTGTTCTGCCATCCACGCGGTGAACCTGCGCAACTACCTGGGTGCAGAGTGCCGCACCGCACGGGAGGAGATGGGCGACGAGAGCGAGGAGTTCCTGCAG GTGTTTGATAACGACATTGCCTACATTGAGGGTGGAACAGCCAGTGGCTTCTACACTGTCGAGGACACGCACTACGTCACCAG GATGTACCGCGTGTATGGGAAAAAGAACATCAAGTTGGAGCCTGTGCCACTCAAGGGAGCGTCCCTGGACCCCAG GTTTGTTTTCCTGCTGGACCGGGGGCTGGACCTCTATGTGTGGCGGGGGGCCCAGGCCACGCTGAGTAGCACTACCAAAACCAG GCTTTTTGcagaaaaaattaacaagaacGAGCGGAAAGGGAAGGCAGAGATCACGCTGCTGGTGCAGGGCCAGGAGCCCCCAGAGTTCTGGGAGGCACTAGGGGGTGAGCCCTCTGAGATCAAACAGCACGTGCCTGATGACTTCTGGCCACCGCAGCCCAAGCTGTATAAG gtgggcctgggcctgggctacCTGGAGCTGCCCCAGATCAACTACAAGCTGTCAGTGGAGCATAAGAAGCCGCCCAAGGTGGAACTGATGCCGGGCATGCGGCTG CTGCAGAGCCTGCTGGACACACGCTGCGTGTACATCCTGGACTGTTGGTCCGACGTGTTCATCTGGCTCGGCCGCAAGTCCCCACGCCTTGTGCGTGCCGCTGCCCTCAAGCTTGGCCAGGAGCTGTGCGGAATGCTGCACCGACCACGTTACGCCACGGTCAGCCGCAGCCTGGAGGGCACTGAGGCACAG GTGTTCAAAGCCAAGTTTAAGAATTGGGATGACGTGTTGACGGTGGATTACACACGCAATGCAGAGGCCGTGTTACAGGGCCAGGGACTTGCCGGGAAGGTGAAGCGTGATGCTGAGAAGAAAGATGAGATGAAGGCTGACCTCACTGCACTCTTCCTGCCAAGGCAGCCACCCATGGCGCTAGCAGAG GCCGAGCAGCTGATGGAGGAGTGGAACGAGGACCTGGACGGCATGGAGGGCTTCGTGCTGGAGGGTAAGAAGTTCGCTCGGCTGCCTGAGGAGGAGTTCGGCCACTTCTACACACAGGATTGCTACGTCTTCCTCTGCAG GTACTGGGTCCCTGTGGAGTacgaggaggaggagaaggaagagaaagaggagaaggcgGGGGCGGAGGGCAAAGAAGGCGAGGAGGCAGTGGCGGAGGCGGACAGGCAGCCCGAGGAGGACTTCCAGTGCATCGTGTACTTCTGGCAGGGCCGCGAAGCCTCCAACATGGGCTGGCTCACCTTCACCTTCAGCCTGCAGAAGAAGTTCGAAAGCCTTTTCCCTGGCAAGCTCGAG GTGGTACGCATGACGCAGCAGCAGGAGAACCCCAAGTTCCTGTCCCATTTCAAGAGGAAGTTCATCATCCACCGCGGCCGGAGGAAGGCAGCTCAGGgtgccctgcagcccagcctctACCAGATTCGAACCAACGGCAGCGCCCTCTGTACCCG GTGCATCCAGATAAACACCGACTCCAGCCTCCTCAACTCCGAGTTCTGCTTCATTCTCAAG GTTCCCTTTGAGAGTGAGGACAACCAGGGCATCGTGTACGCGTGGGTGGGCCGGGCGTCCGACCCGGATGAGGCCAAGTTGGCGGAGGATATACTGAACACCATGTTTGAGGCCTCCTACAGCAAGCAG GTCATCAGCGAAGGCGAGGAGCCCGAGAACTTCTTCTGGGTGGGCCTAGGCACACAGAAGCCTTATGACGACGACGCCGAGTACATGAAGCACACCCGGCTCTTCCG GTGCTCCAATGAGAAGGGTTACTTCGCAGTGACTGAGAAATGTTCTGACTTTTGCCAAGATGACCTGGCAGATGATGACATCATGTTGTTAGACAATGGCCAAGAG GTCTATATGTGGGTGGGGACCCAGACAAGCCAGGTGGAGATCAAGCTGAGTCTGAAGGCCTGCCAG GTGTACATCCAGCACATGCGCGCCAAAGAGCACGAGCATCCCCGCCGCCTGCGCCTGGTCCGCAAGGGCAACGAGCAGCATGCCTTTACTCGCTGCTTCCATGCCTGGAGCACCTTCCGGAAGGCCCTGGCCTAG